A stretch of the Colias croceus chromosome 13, ilColCroc2.1 genome encodes the following:
- the LOC123696618 gene encoding kelch-like protein 5, which yields MSVCDTQKAEASKDNVSQNSIDEGLPRELSQLSLSSGSSPDEFHCHKGHSESTLKNIFGYYQSQKLCDVVLIAGTCRIPAHKIVLVSCSEYFAAMFTGSLQEAKSTEITLERVDPQALKTLVHYCYTGIIELSEDTVEVLLSTATLLQLHVVAKACCDFLEKQLDPCNCLGIALFAEQQSCISLHKTAMEYTYQHFMQVVKNEEFLCLDDEQLANLLKSDDLNVVTEENVFESMMLWVQHDLVNREKYLPNLLKLIKLPLLSSEYLIDKVEQACGNVAECQPLIMEAVKWHLLPERRSLLFSHRTRPRTSTIGRLLAIGGMDGYKGASNMEMYDPRTNTWTPFMRMGARRLQFGVAVMQNKLIVVGGRDGLKTLNTVECFDLTSLSWSTLAPMNAHRHGLGVAVLGDGPNSPIYAVGGHDGWIYLNSVERWDACSRTWTIVAGMAGARSTCGVAALRGRLYAVGGRDGGACLRSVECYDPATNHWAACAPMTRRRGGVSVCAAGGYLYALGGHEAPANTAGGRLACVERYDPLADSWLLLARLSHARDAIGACLLGDRIVAVGGYDGVQYLCVVEVYDSESNCWRKLAPLSTGRAGAAVVAIPPPRNIF from the exons ATGTCGGTCTGTGATACTCAAAAAGCTGAGGCTTCTAAAGACAATGTATCTCAGAACTCAATCGACGAAGGTTTACCTCGGGAACTTAGTCAACTTAGTCTTTCGAGTGGTTCCAGTCCCGATGAATTTCACTGTCACAAAGGACATTCAGAATCAACATTAAAGAATATATTCGGTTATTATCAGTCCCAAAAGCTTTGTGATGTAGTTCTTATTGCAGGCACTTGCAG gatACCTGCACACAAAATAGTTTTAGTATCATGCAGTGAATATTTTGCTGCAATGTTCACGGGATCACTGCAAGAAGCCAAATCCACAGAAATAACTCTAGAAAGGGTTGATCCACAAGCGCTGAAGACACTAGTACATTATTGTTACACAGGAATTATAG aATTAAGTGAAGACACAGTAGAAGTCTTATTATCAACTGCCACATTACTCCAACTTCATGTTGTAGCCAAAGCATGTTGTGATTTCTTAGAGAAGCAGTTGGATCCCTGCAACTGTTTAGGCATAGCATTATTTGCCGAACAGCAGTCCTGCATTTCGCTACATAAAACTGCTATGGAGTACACATATCAACATTTTATGCAG GTAGTGAAAAACGAAGAGTTCCTATGCTTAGATGATGAACAATTAGCCAATTTATTGAAATCCGATGATCTCAATGTTGTGACTGAAGAGAATGTGTTCGAGAGCATGATGCTGTGGGTGCAGCATGATCTTGTGAACAGGGAAAAGTACTTGCCAAACTTGTTGAAACTGATTAAACTGCCGTTATTGTCATCAGAG tatcTGATAGATAAAGTAGAGCAAGCGTGTGGCAACGTGGCTGAATGCCAGCCGCTCATCATGGAAGCTGTGAAATGGCACCTGTTACCTGAAAGACGATCCCTTCTGTTCTCACACAGAACTAGACCGAGGACCTCTACGATTGGACGCTTGTTGGCTATCGGTGGCATGGATGGGTATAAG GGTGCTAGTAACATGGAAATGTATGACCCAAGGACAAATACATGGACTCCCTTTATGAGAATGGGTGCTCGAAGACTGCAATTTGGAGTCGCTGTGATGCAGAATAAACTTATAGTTGTAGGCGGTAGAGACGGCCTTAAGACTCTTAATACG gTGGAATGTTTCGACCTAACGTCACTAAGCTGGAGCACACTAGCGCCAATGAACGCACACAGACACGGGCTCGGTGTTGCCGTGCTTGGGGACGGGCCTAATTCGCCGATATATGCTGTGGGCGGACATGATGGATGGATTTACTTGAACTCTGTGGAACG GTGGGACGCGTGCTCGCGCACGTGGACGATAGTGGCGGGCATGGCGGGCGCGCGCAGCACGTGCGGCGTGGCGGCGCTGCGCGGGCGCCTGTACGCGGTGGGCGGCCGCGACGGCGGCGCCTGCCTGCGCTCCGTCGAGTGCTACGACCCCGCCACCAACCACTGGGCCGCCTGCGCGCCCATGACGCGCCGCCGGGGGGGCGTCAGC GTGTGCGCGGCGGGCGGGTACCTGTACGCGCTGGGCGGGCACGAGGCGCCGGCCAACACGGCGGGCGGGCGCCTGGCCTGCGTGGAGCGGTACGACCCGCTCGCCGACAGCTGGCTGCTGCTGGCGCGCCTGTCGCACGCGCGCGACGCCATCGGCGCCTGCCTGCTGGGCGACCGCATCGTGGCCGTGG GCGGCTACGACGGTGTCCAATACCTGTGCGTAGTAGAAGTGTACGACTCGGAGTCGAACTGCTGGCGCAAGCTGGCGCCGCTCAGCACGGGGCGGGCCGGGGCCGCCGTAGTAGCCATACCGCCGCCGAGAAACATCTTCTGA